In one window of Acidobacteriota bacterium DNA:
- a CDS encoding alpha/beta hydrolase, whose amino-acid sequence MNWIRHSLVYVALATSSFAAGPPLAAQPETKTLTLEDGRTAEVEAGWLKVPESRGKDTSRTLSLPYYRIPSTAQRPAAPVFLLAGGPGSSWIRRAEKSENFDELMLYRQFADVVLFDQRGGGEALPALDCPQRRRLPADQPLDRRELSRNLRQMLTECRDHWLAEGVDLAAYNTDANAADLDALRQTLGYERITLVGGSYGSHLALHYMRRYPERVDRAMLYGIEGPDHTWDDPTAALATLERIAAVAEASGRFDDRLPAGGLIAALGEVLERLEQQPARVSLERNDQSFDVVVDRLVVALVADHRAGRRSTPEFWPELILAMHRGDFSLPARAALALRNLRLDDPMHYSMDCASGISAERRRRYQASPAIALLGDLNFEYSTLCDLWPAADLGEQFRTPVRSSAPTLILHGTWDTATPIENAREVAAALDNGHLVEVIGGNHGALYNLYSHWPPMKPLVGRFLRGHEGEFPDSVTLPAVTFPAPEAGSASR is encoded by the coding sequence ATGAACTGGATTCGACACTCCCTTGTCTACGTCGCCTTGGCGACGTCCTCGTTCGCCGCCGGCCCGCCGCTCGCGGCCCAGCCGGAAACCAAGACTCTGACCCTCGAAGACGGCCGCACCGCCGAGGTCGAGGCCGGCTGGCTGAAGGTGCCCGAAAGCCGCGGCAAGGACACCTCCCGTACCCTGTCGCTGCCCTACTATCGAATACCCTCGACCGCCCAGCGACCGGCGGCACCGGTGTTCTTGCTCGCCGGCGGGCCCGGATCGTCCTGGATCCGGCGCGCCGAGAAATCCGAGAACTTCGACGAGCTCATGCTCTACCGCCAGTTCGCCGACGTCGTGCTGTTCGACCAGCGCGGCGGCGGTGAAGCGCTCCCCGCCCTCGACTGCCCGCAACGCCGACGCCTACCCGCCGACCAACCCCTCGACCGGCGAGAGCTGAGCCGCAACCTGCGCCAGATGCTCACCGAGTGCCGCGACCACTGGCTCGCCGAGGGCGTCGACCTGGCGGCCTACAACACCGACGCCAACGCCGCCGATCTCGACGCCTTGCGCCAAACCCTCGGCTACGAGCGCATCACCCTGGTCGGCGGCAGCTACGGCTCGCATCTCGCCCTGCACTACATGCGCCGCTATCCGGAGCGGGTCGATCGGGCGATGCTCTACGGCATCGAGGGCCCGGATCACACCTGGGACGATCCCACCGCCGCCCTCGCCACCCTCGAGCGCATCGCGGCGGTCGCCGAGGCCTCCGGGCGCTTCGACGATCGCCTGCCGGCCGGCGGCCTGATCGCCGCCCTCGGGGAGGTCCTCGAGCGCCTCGAGCAGCAACCCGCTCGGGTGAGCCTGGAGCGCAACGACCAGAGCTTCGACGTGGTCGTCGACCGACTGGTGGTGGCGCTGGTGGCGGATCACCGCGCCGGTCGGCGGAGCACTCCGGAGTTCTGGCCGGAGCTCATCCTGGCGATGCACCGGGGCGACTTCTCGCTGCCGGCCCGGGCGGCCCTGGCGCTGCGCAATCTGCGCCTCGACGACCCCATGCACTACTCCATGGACTGCGCCTCGGGAATCTCCGCCGAGCGCCGGCGGCGCTACCAGGCGAGCCCGGCCATCGCCTTGCTGGGGGACCTCAACTTCGAGTACTCAACCCTCTGCGACCTGTGGCCGGCGGCCGACCTCGGCGAGCAGTTCCGCACCCCGGTCCGCTCCAGCGCCCCCACCCTCATCCTGCACGGCACCTGGGACACCGCCACCCCGATCGAGAATGCTCGCGAGGTCGCGGCGGCGCTCGACAACGGCCACTTGGTGGAGGTGATCGGCGGCAATCACGGGGCTCTCTACAATCTCTACAGCCACTGGCCGCCGATGAAGCCCCTGGTCGGTCGCTTTCTGCGCGGACACGAGGGCGAGTTTCCGGACTCGGTGACCCTACCCGCGGTGACCTTCCCGGCGCCCGAAGCGGGCTCCGCCTCGCGCTGA
- a CDS encoding DUF6249 domain-containing protein: MTISQEYWALLAGLAATAIVLVTFIIVFGRLKIEQQRTLQKLLESGEDAPPELHNLLTPAHRARNDFRRGMLLVTTGLTLSVFMFFVGGIAWIFGIVPVATGLVYLFFWTRNSNRE; encoded by the coding sequence ATGACTATCTCGCAAGAATACTGGGCCCTGCTGGCCGGCCTGGCAGCCACCGCCATCGTCCTGGTGACCTTCATCATCGTCTTCGGACGGCTCAAGATCGAGCAACAACGAACCCTCCAGAAGCTCCTCGAAAGCGGCGAGGACGCACCGCCGGAGCTGCACAACCTGCTCACTCCGGCGCACCGGGCACGCAACGACTTCCGCCGCGGCATGCTGCTGGTCACCACCGGCCTGACCCTTTCCGTCTTCATGTTCTTCGTCGGCGGAATCGCTTGGATCTTCGGCATCGTGCCAGTGGCCACGGGCCTCGTCTACCTGTTCTTCTGGACCCGCAACAGCAACCGCGAATGA
- a CDS encoding RNA polymerase sigma factor, producing the protein MISEEAQRRLVERVRDADDHEAFGELVGLHQGAVRQFLRRLSGSPSASADDLAQETFWRAYRNLSSFRGEGRFRSWLFSIGYQCFVAAERRRRRRPTMPWTTATEAKEPAATAGDAAAIEATQTVQRLLAGLRREERAAILLHYQHELSHDEVASSLGLPLGTVKSLIRRGKAKMKQMHQAPSAGRAR; encoded by the coding sequence ATGATCTCCGAGGAGGCCCAGCGACGGCTGGTCGAGCGGGTTCGCGACGCGGACGATCACGAGGCCTTCGGCGAGCTCGTCGGACTCCATCAGGGGGCGGTGCGTCAGTTCCTCCGCCGCCTGAGCGGCTCGCCATCGGCGAGCGCCGACGACCTCGCCCAGGAGACCTTCTGGCGGGCCTACCGCAACCTCTCGAGCTTCCGCGGCGAGGGTCGCTTCCGGAGCTGGCTGTTCAGCATCGGATATCAGTGCTTCGTCGCCGCCGAACGCCGTCGGCGGCGGCGCCCGACCATGCCGTGGACGACAGCAACCGAGGCGAAGGAGCCGGCAGCCACCGCCGGCGATGCCGCGGCGATCGAGGCGACCCAGACCGTCCAGCGCTTGCTCGCCGGCCTGCGCCGCGAGGAGCGAGCGGCGATCCTCTTGCACTACCAACACGAGCTGAGCCACGATGAGGTGGCGAGCAGCCTCGGACTACCGCTGGGAACGGTCAAGTCCTTGATCCGTCGCGGCAAGGCGAAGATGAAGCAGATGCACCAGGCGCCGAGCGCCGGGAGAGCGCGATGA
- a CDS encoding ECF-type sigma factor, producing the protein MEVSSRPHGEVTRLLHAWRGGSTEAQEQLWPILYNELKNLARGVLRQRRRDSRHDATSLVHKAYLRLLDSAVDWSDRSHFFAVSARAMRFVLADEARRQLAKKRGAGETLAIEPAVANQADPLARRPEEVLAVHQALTRLAERHARHQSLVELRYFAGLSVEETARVLDVTPRTVVRDWRSVRTWLHGELRDSA; encoded by the coding sequence ATGGAGGTCTCGAGCCGGCCGCACGGCGAGGTCACCCGTCTGCTCCACGCCTGGCGCGGAGGCAGCACGGAGGCGCAGGAACAACTCTGGCCGATTCTCTACAACGAGCTCAAGAACCTGGCTCGGGGCGTCCTCAGGCAGCGCCGGCGGGACTCTCGCCACGACGCCACCAGCCTGGTTCACAAGGCCTATCTCCGGCTCCTCGACAGCGCCGTCGACTGGAGTGACCGCAGCCATTTCTTCGCCGTCTCGGCACGCGCGATGCGCTTCGTCCTGGCCGATGAGGCGCGGCGCCAACTGGCCAAGAAACGCGGCGCCGGCGAAACCCTCGCCATCGAGCCGGCGGTGGCCAACCAGGCGGACCCGCTGGCGCGACGGCCGGAGGAGGTGCTGGCCGTCCACCAGGCCCTCACCAGACTCGCCGAGCGCCACGCCCGCCATCAGTCCCTGGTCGAGCTGCGCTACTTCGCCGGCTTGTCGGTTGAAGAGACGGCACGGGTGCTCGACGTCACCCCTCGCACCGTGGTCCGCGACTGGCGGTCGGTTCGCACCTGGCTCCACGGCGAGCTGCGAGACAGCGCATGA